In Saccharothrix violaceirubra, the following are encoded in one genomic region:
- a CDS encoding ESX secretion-associated protein EspG: MTVVLSTLEFDVAWEAERHPRRNVALDVPSPGITHTERAAFVENAWHSLEERGLAHNRRVTPEIADAFALLANPKVSVDLWIWVDGRKIRGLAAAGSDEAVLGVVDGDEVWLIESRATALADDAVSVTGERPAGRGRSVSLPNDVFRAAADEAGRDADKLVLSLEYHGIPLHEAQELAGMVDGMGTRGQFGVERARPGGPPVRANRVVAWHDTPSGRYLHLVRPSSDGRDWSTITPIDNHRLAVCVRELMQEV, encoded by the coding sequence GTGACCGTGGTACTGAGCACGCTGGAGTTCGACGTGGCGTGGGAGGCCGAGCGCCACCCCCGCCGCAACGTCGCGCTCGACGTGCCCAGCCCCGGCATCACGCACACCGAACGCGCGGCGTTCGTCGAGAACGCCTGGCACTCCCTGGAGGAGCGGGGTCTGGCGCACAACCGCCGGGTCACGCCCGAGATCGCCGACGCGTTCGCGTTGCTGGCCAACCCCAAGGTGTCCGTCGACCTGTGGATCTGGGTCGACGGCCGCAAGATCAGGGGCCTGGCGGCGGCCGGGTCGGACGAGGCCGTGCTCGGTGTCGTCGACGGCGACGAGGTGTGGCTGATCGAGTCGCGGGCCACCGCGCTGGCCGACGACGCGGTGTCGGTCACCGGTGAACGCCCGGCCGGTCGCGGCCGGTCCGTGAGCCTGCCCAACGACGTGTTCCGCGCCGCCGCCGACGAGGCCGGCCGGGACGCGGACAAGCTCGTCCTCTCGTTGGAGTACCACGGGATTCCACTGCACGAGGCCCAGGAACTCGCGGGCATGGTGGACGGCATGGGCACGCGGGGCCAGTTCGGCGTGGAACGCGCCCGGCCGGGCGGTCCGCCCGTGCGCGCGAACCGGGTCGTGGCGTGGCACGACACCCCGTCCGGCCGGTACCTGCACCTGGTGCGGCCGAGTTCGGACGGCCGTGACTGGAGCACGATCACGCCGATCGACAACCACCGGCTCGCGGTGTGCGTCCGGGAGCTGATGCAGGAGGTCTGA
- a CDS encoding ESX secretion-associated protein EspG — protein MTNATLSAAQFRTAWEHLDLGALPIVLHVPDDPAPWSELVENDLVRDGDLDPWLGSALELVARPPRAVDLRLGIGSVAVRALAVSGERGAVLAVLSGGRLSVRDPDADLPAAVVSVLPADGDLVGAQDLHGRIGAAVLDATGRRCRSRDVVDFHGPVPADGLRERVASLLARLSG, from the coding sequence GTGACCAACGCGACGCTGAGCGCTGCCCAGTTCCGCACGGCGTGGGAGCACCTCGACCTAGGTGCCCTGCCGATCGTCTTACACGTCCCCGACGACCCGGCCCCGTGGTCGGAGCTGGTCGAGAACGACCTGGTCCGGGACGGTGACCTCGACCCGTGGCTCGGTTCCGCCCTGGAACTGGTCGCCCGTCCGCCGCGTGCCGTCGACCTGCGCCTGGGCATCGGCAGCGTGGCCGTGCGCGCGTTGGCCGTGTCCGGCGAGCGCGGTGCGGTGCTCGCGGTGCTGTCCGGCGGCCGATTGTCCGTGCGCGACCCCGACGCGGACCTCCCCGCCGCCGTCGTGTCGGTGTTGCCCGCCGATGGCGACCTGGTCGGCGCACAGGACCTGCACGGGCGGATCGGTGCGGCGGTGCTCGACGCGACCGGGCGGCGGTGCCGGTCCCGCGACGTGGTCGACTTCCACGGTCCGGTGCCCGCCGACGGTCTGCGTGAGCGGGTCGCGTCACTTCTCGCCCGGTTGTCCGGATAA
- a CDS encoding transglycosylase SLT domain-containing protein, which produces MSAKDEVAGLPGGAAVAAWADKVDSAQPQAVRDVATRWREAATKAGEAGNVVQRTVSALDGAWEGGSADGFVTYMSGFTKSGTALAEALTAAAGDLDSAANALEAAKTTMTRICENLLSRARQVREQNRHMPQADVDAAISGLCAEAAGDAGPVIEQAETAVNSALSALKGRVFTPAFSSLPDPGTQSFVPAPGNPIDWQPTPEAETKPSSATETPQHQQSPSQSTGGSHGGGGGGGGGGGSAGGGGFGGFGPSGPPPASGPPPGNVEQWIREAIKILQAAGIPVTEANIQQIWTIIEKESGGNPHAINDWDSNAAKGTPSKGLMQCIDPTFQSYKLPGHDDIWNPVDNIIAGVRYTFERYGGFEGHPGLKSMAQGGGYQGY; this is translated from the coding sequence ATGAGCGCGAAAGACGAGGTCGCGGGCCTGCCGGGTGGTGCCGCGGTGGCCGCTTGGGCGGACAAGGTCGACTCGGCGCAGCCGCAGGCCGTGCGTGACGTGGCGACGCGGTGGCGTGAGGCCGCGACCAAGGCGGGCGAAGCCGGGAACGTGGTCCAGCGGACCGTCTCCGCGCTCGACGGCGCGTGGGAGGGCGGTTCCGCCGACGGATTCGTGACCTACATGTCCGGATTCACGAAAAGCGGTACCGCGTTGGCCGAGGCGTTGACGGCGGCGGCCGGTGATCTCGATTCCGCCGCGAACGCGCTCGAAGCCGCGAAAACGACGATGACACGTATCTGCGAGAACCTGCTCTCGCGCGCTCGACAGGTGCGCGAGCAGAACCGGCACATGCCGCAGGCCGATGTGGACGCCGCGATCTCCGGTTTGTGCGCGGAGGCCGCCGGCGACGCGGGTCCGGTGATCGAGCAGGCCGAGACCGCGGTGAACTCGGCGTTGTCCGCGCTGAAGGGCCGCGTCTTCACGCCCGCGTTCTCGAGCCTGCCCGACCCCGGCACGCAGTCGTTCGTGCCCGCGCCCGGCAACCCGATCGACTGGCAGCCCACGCCCGAGGCCGAGACCAAGCCGTCGTCCGCCACCGAGACCCCGCAGCACCAGCAGTCGCCGAGCCAGTCCACGGGCGGCTCCCACGGCGGCGGCGGCGGTGGAGGCGGCGGAGGAGGAAGCGCCGGCGGTGGCGGTTTCGGCGGTTTCGGCCCCAGCGGTCCGCCGCCCGCGAGCGGCCCGCCGCCCGGCAACGTCGAGCAGTGGATCCGCGAGGCGATCAAGATCCTCCAGGCCGCGGGCATCCCGGTCACCGAGGCGAACATCCAGCAGATCTGGACGATCATCGAGAAGGAGTCCGGCGGCAACCCGCACGCCATCAACGACTGGGACTCGAACGCGGCCAAGGGCACCCCGTCCAAGGGCCTCATGCAGTGCATCGACCCCACGTTCCAGTCCTACAAGCTGCCCGGCCACGACGACATCTGGAACCCGGTCGACAACATCATCGCCGGCGTCCGGTACACGTTCGAGCGCTACGGCGGCTTCGAGGGCCACCCGGGTCTGAAGTCGATGGCCCAGGGCGGCGGTTACCAGGGCTACTAG
- a CDS encoding pyridoxal phosphate-dependent aminotransferase, giving the protein MSGVAARSDVPPFHVMDVLSAAAHRQRTHGDVVSLAAGQPSSPAPTPVLAAAERALRTQTLGYTEQLGILPLRTALAGHYARQYRLEITPDDVVVTTGSSGAFLLAFLSAFDAGDRVALARPGYPAYRNILRALGCEVVELPCGPENRFQPTVEMLDEVGPLAGLVVASPANPTGTVLAPHELAALADWCTARGTRLVSDEIYHGIAYAVPLTSAWETSRDAIVVNSFSKAFAMTGWRLGWMLLPPDLRDAADRLTGNFTLCPPALAQHAAVAAFEPESYAETAALVDGYRRNRDVLLSGLADLGITRIAPADGAFYAYADVSHLTSDSMAFCRRLLDETGVAIVPGIDFDPERGHDFVRFSFASSAQDIDEALRRLKMWLPTLGEREPAGHAAR; this is encoded by the coding sequence ATGTCCGGTGTCGCCGCACGCTCCGACGTGCCCCCGTTCCACGTGATGGACGTGCTCTCCGCCGCAGCCCACCGTCAGCGCACCCACGGCGACGTGGTGTCGCTGGCGGCCGGGCAGCCGTCGAGCCCGGCGCCGACACCGGTCCTGGCCGCCGCGGAACGGGCGTTGCGCACGCAGACCCTGGGCTACACCGAACAACTCGGCATCCTGCCGCTGCGCACGGCCCTCGCCGGCCACTACGCGCGGCAGTACCGGCTGGAGATCACGCCGGACGACGTGGTGGTCACCACCGGGTCGTCCGGCGCGTTCCTGCTGGCCTTCCTGTCCGCGTTCGACGCCGGCGACCGGGTCGCGCTGGCCCGGCCCGGCTACCCGGCGTACCGCAACATCCTGCGGGCGCTGGGCTGCGAGGTCGTCGAGCTGCCGTGCGGCCCGGAAAACCGTTTCCAGCCGACCGTGGAGATGCTCGACGAGGTCGGCCCGCTGGCCGGTCTGGTCGTGGCGAGCCCGGCCAACCCGACCGGGACCGTGCTCGCGCCGCACGAGCTGGCCGCGCTGGCGGACTGGTGCACCGCACGCGGAACGCGCCTGGTCAGCGACGAGATCTACCACGGCATCGCCTACGCCGTGCCGCTCACGAGCGCGTGGGAGACCTCGCGGGACGCGATCGTGGTGAACTCGTTCTCGAAGGCGTTCGCGATGACCGGCTGGCGGCTGGGCTGGATGCTGCTGCCGCCGGATCTGCGCGACGCGGCGGACCGGCTCACCGGCAACTTCACGCTCTGCCCGCCCGCGCTCGCCCAGCACGCCGCCGTGGCCGCGTTCGAACCCGAGTCGTACGCGGAGACGGCCGCGCTGGTCGACGGCTACCGGCGCAACCGGGACGTGTTGCTCAGCGGGCTCGCCGACCTGGGGATCACCAGGATCGCGCCTGCCGACGGCGCTTTCTACGCGTACGCGGACGTCTCGCACCTGACGTCGGACTCGATGGCGTTCTGCCGCCGGCTGCTCGACGAGACCGGCGTGGCGATCGTGCCGGGCATCGACTTCGACCCGGAACGCGGCCACGACTTCGTGCGGTTCTCGTTCGCCTCGTCGGCACAGGACATCGACGAGGCGTTGCGTCGCCTGAAAATGTGGCTGCCCACCCTCGGCGAACGGGAACCCGCAGGTCACGCCGCTCGTTGA
- a CDS encoding HAD family hydrolase, producing MRWVVFDYGQVVSRPHVDLPGLAAAMGVPLEDFLASYWAHRDAYDRGDSDLVYWRAVGGGVGVDVSEEFARRLADQDTAGWLHPDPDAVALIAELDAAGVPLALLSNASHTFGRAAEKQPWTRHFRHLMFSADLGTAKPDPEIWTALADRIGARPRDCVFFDDRVENVDGALRAGLTGLLWQGTLTARTALAGLSLP from the coding sequence ATGCGCTGGGTGGTGTTCGACTACGGGCAGGTCGTGAGCCGTCCGCACGTGGACCTGCCGGGGCTGGCGGCGGCGATGGGCGTGCCGCTGGAGGACTTCCTGGCCTCCTACTGGGCCCACCGCGACGCCTACGACCGGGGCGATTCGGACCTGGTCTACTGGCGCGCGGTCGGCGGCGGGGTCGGCGTGGACGTGTCCGAGGAGTTCGCGCGGCGGCTGGCGGACCAGGACACGGCCGGGTGGCTGCACCCGGACCCGGACGCGGTGGCGTTGATCGCCGAGCTGGACGCGGCGGGCGTGCCGCTGGCGCTGCTGTCCAACGCGTCGCACACGTTCGGGCGTGCGGCCGAGAAACAGCCCTGGACCAGGCACTTCCGCCACCTGATGTTCTCGGCCGACCTGGGCACGGCCAAGCCCGACCCGGAGATCTGGACGGCGCTGGCCGACCGGATCGGCGCCCGGCCTCGGGACTGCGTGTTCTTCGACGACCGCGTCGAGAACGTCGACGGCGCGCTGCGCGCGGGACTCACCGGCCTGCTGTGGCAGGGCACGCTGACGGCACGCACCGCCCTGGCCGGGCTGTCCCTGCCGTGA
- a CDS encoding threonine aldolase family protein, whose product MTLHAPIDFRSDTVTQPDEAMRLAMSAAEVADDVIDRDPTMRLLEERAADLLGVDATLWVPSGSMGNLIALTAHLRRGDRFLAPRSAHVLDHELGTAAWLAGGLPHALDWAGPGRPDPDDVRAEAGADGPYYTLRTTLLCLENTHNSAGGTVTPPDEHALLVAAAKDSGLRVHLDGARLWNAAVALGVPPAALTVGVDTVQVCLSKGLGAPVGSLVGGTTTFVEEARRLRKMLGGGVRQGGVLAAAGLVGLDRIDDLAADHANARAFAKGLADLGWVVAEPQTNVVLAAVPDLEVTLTALRHLGVLAGPMAGRVRFVTHRDVDADDVAEALHRIGSVS is encoded by the coding sequence GTGACCCTGCACGCACCGATCGACTTCCGCTCGGACACAGTCACCCAACCGGACGAGGCGATGCGGCTGGCGATGTCCGCCGCCGAGGTCGCCGACGACGTGATCGACCGAGATCCCACGATGCGACTGCTGGAGGAGCGCGCCGCCGACCTGCTCGGCGTCGACGCCACGCTCTGGGTGCCGTCGGGCTCGATGGGGAACCTGATCGCCCTGACCGCGCACCTGCGCCGGGGCGACCGGTTCCTGGCACCGCGGTCCGCGCACGTGCTCGACCACGAACTGGGCACGGCCGCGTGGCTCGCGGGCGGTCTGCCGCACGCACTGGACTGGGCCGGTCCCGGCCGGCCGGACCCGGACGACGTCCGTGCCGAAGCCGGTGCCGACGGCCCGTACTACACGCTGCGCACCACACTGTTGTGCCTGGAGAACACCCACAACTCGGCGGGCGGGACCGTCACGCCGCCCGACGAGCACGCCCTGCTCGTGGCCGCGGCCAAGGACTCCGGGCTGCGCGTGCACCTGGACGGCGCCCGGCTGTGGAACGCGGCCGTCGCGCTGGGCGTGCCGCCGGCCGCGCTGACCGTGGGCGTGGACACCGTGCAGGTGTGCCTGAGCAAGGGGCTCGGCGCGCCGGTCGGGTCGCTGGTCGGCGGCACGACCACGTTCGTCGAGGAGGCCCGGCGGCTGCGCAAGATGCTGGGCGGCGGCGTGCGGCAGGGCGGCGTGCTGGCGGCGGCGGGGCTGGTCGGCCTGGACCGGATCGACGACCTCGCGGCCGACCACGCCAACGCGCGGGCGTTCGCCAAGGGCCTGGCCGACCTGGGCTGGGTCGTGGCCGAGCCGCAGACCAACGTCGTGCTGGCGGCCGTGCCGGACCTGGAGGTGACGTTGACGGCGTTGCGGCACCTGGGCGTGCTGGCCGGTCCGATGGCGGGTCGGGTGCGGTTCGTGACGCACCGGGACGTGGACGCGGACGACGTGGCCGAGGCGTTGCACCGGATCGGGTCGGTGAGCTGA
- a CDS encoding SigE family RNA polymerase sigma factor, translated as MDQRDEQEFAEYFVARREAVRRTAFLLCGDWHRADDLAQTAFVALHRRWRKVRDKGALDAYVRRTLVRAVIDESRRPWRRERFVDEVPDVPADDGALADAVVTREALVAGLRRVPPRQRAVLVLRFLEGLDVAGVAVALNCSEGTVKSQTSRGLAALREALGDSLDDLKSAS; from the coding sequence GTGGATCAGCGCGACGAGCAGGAGTTCGCGGAGTACTTCGTGGCTCGCCGGGAGGCCGTGCGCCGAACGGCGTTCCTGCTCTGCGGTGACTGGCACCGCGCGGACGACCTCGCGCAGACCGCGTTCGTCGCGTTGCACCGCAGGTGGCGCAAGGTCCGGGACAAGGGAGCCCTGGACGCCTACGTCCGCCGGACGCTGGTGCGCGCGGTGATCGACGAGTCCCGCCGGCCGTGGCGCCGGGAGCGGTTCGTGGACGAGGTCCCGGACGTCCCGGCCGACGACGGCGCGCTCGCCGACGCGGTCGTGACGCGCGAGGCGCTGGTCGCGGGCCTGCGGCGGGTGCCACCCCGGCAACGGGCGGTGCTCGTGCTGAGGTTCCTGGAGGGCCTGGACGTCGCCGGCGTGGCGGTGGCGCTCAACTGCTCCGAGGGGACCGTGAAGAGCCAGACGTCACGGGGGTTGGCCGCGTTGCGCGAAGCACTGGGCGACTCGCTCGACGACCTGAAGTCGGCGTCCTGA
- a CDS encoding TetR/AcrR family transcriptional regulator codes for MTAATPKGERRRQALVEAAAGLLVDGGFDAVRHRAVAERAGLPLASTTYYFSSLDELVVAALEFHGNVEYENGKARLAALDGVEGDAAFTDLVLDLLLGPPTEEGDAEQVLLRYERLVATGRRPYLRPLMRRLSGQLHALLLEIFLASGRTWTAERVEEIIALVDGAVVNALIEISPDPRAAARRMLDKAMQPR; via the coding sequence ATGACAGCGGCGACGCCCAAAGGGGAGCGGCGACGACAGGCGTTGGTCGAGGCGGCGGCCGGACTGCTGGTCGACGGCGGTTTCGACGCGGTGCGCCACCGCGCCGTCGCCGAACGCGCCGGCCTGCCGCTGGCGTCCACAACCTACTACTTCTCGTCGCTGGACGAACTCGTCGTCGCCGCGCTGGAGTTCCACGGCAACGTGGAGTACGAGAACGGCAAGGCCCGGCTCGCCGCGCTGGACGGCGTCGAGGGCGACGCGGCGTTCACCGACCTCGTGCTGGACCTGCTGCTCGGACCGCCGACCGAGGAGGGCGACGCCGAACAGGTCCTGCTGCGCTACGAACGGCTGGTCGCCACGGGCCGCAGGCCCTACCTGCGGCCGTTGATGCGCAGGCTGTCGGGGCAGTTGCACGCGTTGCTGCTGGAGATCTTCCTCGCGTCGGGCCGGACCTGGACCGCCGAACGGGTCGAGGAGATCATCGCGCTGGTCGACGGCGCCGTGGTCAACGCGTTGATCGAGATCTCGCCGGACCCGCGCGCGGCGGCGCGGCGCATGCTCGACAAGGCCATGCAACCCCGCTGA
- a CDS encoding RNA polymerase sigma factor, whose protein sequence is MREADESAFREFAVSNAAALRRTAFLFCGDWHTAEDLMQATLLKLYQAWRRVHLDTPAAYARKILLRTWLDERRRPWRRVEIGDGDVPEVADSSADPDLSDHRLWARDLVRTALLEVPERQRAVLVLRYFEDLPVSEVAVVMGCAEGTIKSQTSRGLVALRAAVEALGQGSVIAS, encoded by the coding sequence ATGCGCGAGGCCGACGAGTCGGCGTTCCGGGAGTTCGCGGTGTCCAACGCCGCCGCGCTGCGGCGTACCGCGTTCCTGTTCTGCGGCGACTGGCACACGGCCGAGGACCTGATGCAGGCCACCCTGCTCAAGCTCTACCAGGCGTGGCGGCGGGTCCACCTGGACACGCCGGCCGCCTACGCGCGCAAGATCCTCTTACGCACGTGGCTCGACGAGCGGCGCCGTCCGTGGCGCCGGGTCGAGATCGGCGACGGCGACGTGCCCGAGGTCGCTGACAGTTCGGCCGACCCGGATCTGTCCGACCACCGGCTGTGGGCCCGTGACCTGGTGCGCACGGCGTTGCTGGAGGTGCCGGAGAGACAACGGGCGGTGCTGGTCCTGCGGTACTTCGAGGATCTGCCGGTGAGCGAGGTCGCGGTGGTGATGGGATGCGCGGAGGGCACGATCAAGAGCCAGACCTCGCGTGGGCTCGTCGCCTTGCGTGCCGCCGTCGAAGCGCTCGGCCAGG